The Oryzias melastigma strain HK-1 linkage group LG13, ASM292280v2, whole genome shotgun sequence genome window below encodes:
- the ccnl1a gene encoding cyclin-L1a: MAADPLSVSSNASTNNEGILIGDKVYSEVFLTIDNSLVPDERLSTTPSMLDGLDLSTETDLRILGCELIQSAGILLRLPQVAMATGQVLFHRFFYSKSFVKHSFEIVAMASIYLASKIEEAPRRIRDVINVFHHLRQLRGKKTPSPLILDQNYINTKNQVIKAERRVLKELGFCVHVKHPHKLIVMYLQVLECEKNQPLVQTAWNYMNDSLRTNVFVRFQPETIACACIYLAARVLQIPLPSKPYWYLLFGANEDEIKEICVTTLRLYTRKKPNYEHLEKEVERRKVFLAEAKLKAKGLNPDGTPALSTLGGFSPASKPCSPNVVKLEEKSPNPPTIKAVKKEQDSRTQVNKSPPNGLKKEAKIGRNSRSGSRSRSRTRSRSRSRSPRRHYNSRRSHSGTYSSRSRSRSHSRSPSPRRHPHSPLLPHLKSKSSHHSNSDSKLSGRHGISGGGGSGHKRKRSRSRTRSRTPVKVDRERERERERDRERSSLEFSSKKHKHERGMGHRDRRDRERSRSYDRDRDRERSHKSKHHSSSGGGHSGHGRHRR, from the exons ATGGCCGCTGATCCACTCTCTGTTTCTTCTAACGCGTCCACGAACAATGAAGGTATTCTTATAGGTGATAAAGTATATTCGGAAGTGTTCCTTACCATCGACAACTCGCTTGTACCCGACGAAAGACTCTCGACGACACCGTCGATGCTCGATGGCCTCGACCTGAGCACGGAGACCGACCTCCGCATCCTTGGATGTGAACTCATTCAGTCCGCGGGTATCCTTCTTCGGTTACCTCAG GTGGCCATGGCAACAGGACAAGTACTTTTCCATCGTTTTTTCTACTCCAAATCCTTCGTGAAACACAGTTTCGAG ATTGTTGCTATGGCTTCCATTTACCTCGCCTCGAAGATTGAAGAAGCGCCACGGCGAATACGAGACGTCATCAACGTTTTCCATCACCTGCGACAGCTTAGAGGCAAAAA GACTCCCAGTCCATTGATACTTGATCAAAACTACATAAATACCAAAAACCAAGTGATCAAAGCGGAGCGACGGGTCCTTAAGGAGCTGGGCTTCTGTGTTCATGTCAAGCATCCACATAAG CTTATCGTCATGTACCTCCAAGTCCTTGAATGTGAGAAGAACCAGCCTCTTGTTCAGACTGCCTG GAACTACATGAATGACAGTTTAAGGACCAATGTGTTTGTGAGATTCCAGCCTGAGACCATCGCTTGTGCCTGCATCTATCTAGCTGCCCGAGTTTTGCAG atccCTCTGCCATCCAAACCTTACTGGTACCTGCTTTTTGGGGCCAATGAAGATGAAATAAAGGAGATCTGTGTGACGACGCTGAGGCTATACACAAGGAAAAAA CCCAACTATGAGCACCTGGAGAAAGAGGTGGAGCGGCGTAAAGTTTTCCTGGCAGAAGCCAAGCTGAAGGCCAAAGGCCTGAACCCCGACGGTACTCCCGCACTGTCCACGCTGGGGGGGTTCTCCCCCGCCTCCAAACCGTGCTCCCCCAATGTGGTCAAACTGGAAGAGAAGTCTCCAAATCCTCCAACCATCAAAGCAGTTAAAAAAGAGCAAGACAGCCGAACCCAAGTCAACAAAAGTCCACCAAACGG tttaaaaaaggaagcaaaGATTGGAAGAAACAGCAGAAGTGGAAGTCGTTCTCGATCAAGAACGCGATCGCGCTCAAGATCCCGCTCTCCTCGTAGACA TTACAACAGCAGGAGGAGCCATTCGGGGACTTACAGCTCCCGCTCACGGTCCCGCTCCCACAGCCGCAGCCCGTCGCCTCGACGACATCCGCACTCGCCCCTCCTCCCCCACCTCAAGTCCAAATCCAGCCACCACAGCAACAGCGACTCCAAGCTCAGCGGACGCCACGGCATCAGCGGGGGCGGGGGCTCCGGCCACAAGAGGAAACGCTCGCGCTCTCGCACGAGATCCCGCACTCCTGTCAAAGTGGACCGGGAGCGGGAGAGGGAGCGCGAAAGAGACAGAGAACGCAGCTCCCTAGAATTCTCGtccaagaaacacaaacacgaGCGAGGAATGGGACACCGGGATCGGAGGGACAGGGAGAGGTCTCGCTCCTACGACAGGGACAGAGACAGGGAGCGGAGCCACAAGAGCAAACACcacagcagcagcggcggcggccaCTCGGGACACGGCCGCCACAGGCGCTGA